The Streptomyces sp. ALI-76-A nucleotide sequence CACGGACGGCGAGTCCGTCCTGGAACGCTTCGGCTACAGCGACGACGACGCCTTCGCCGTCGGCCTGACCTGCGGCGGCGTCATCGACATCCTCGTCACACCGGTCCGGGCGGGCGACCGGGTCCGCCCGGTGGTCGCGGCGGCACTCGACGCCGCCGCGCACGGCCGGCCGGCGGCCGCGGCCCGGATCGTGTCCGGTCCCGCCGACCTCGTGGGCCGCGCGATGCTGATCCACCCGGACGGCACGTACGAGGGCGGCTTCGGCGCCCACCCCGAACTGGACCGCACGGTCGCCGCGGAGGCCGGCGCCTTCCTGGACGCGGGCCGCACCGGCACCCTGGAGATCGGCGAACAGGGCGCGCGCTGCGGCTCCCCGCTCACGGTGCTCGTCGAGTCCTCGGTGCCGCCGCCCCGGATGATCGTCTTCGGCGCGATCGACTTCGCGTCGGCGCTGGTGCGCGTCGGCAAGTTCCTGGGCCACCATGTGACGGTGTGCGACGCGCGCCCGGTGTTCGCCACCCGGGCCCGCTTCCCGGAGGCCGACGAGATCGTCGTCGAGTGGCCGCACCGGTATCTGGAACGCACGGAGGTCGACGCCCGCACGGTCCTGTGCGTCCTGACCCACGACGCCAAGTTCGACGTTCCCCTGCTGAAGCTCGCCCTGCGGCTCCCGGTGGCGTACGTCGGCGCGATGGGCTCCCGCCGCACCCACCTGGACCGCGCCGCCCGCCTGCGCGAAGTCGGCGTGCGCGAGAGTGAGTTGACGCGGTTGCGGTCCCCGATCGGCCTCGACCTGGGCGCCCGCACGCCGGAGGAGACGGCCCTGTCGATCGCCGCCGAGATCGTCGCCGCCCGGCGGGGCGGCAGCGGGGTCCCGCTGACCGGGGCGCACACACCGATCCACCACGACGTCGCACAGCGGTCGGCGGAGCGGACGGGACGGATCGGATCGGTGGCCTGAACCGGCCGGCGAGCGGCCCTCCGGACCGCGCTGCCATCAGCTTCCGTCCGCCGTCAGGGGTGCCTGAGCAACTGGTTGACGGTCCGGCCGAAGACCGACCGCGCGGCCGCCCCCAGCAGGGGGTCGAAGAGCGAGGGCAGCAGGCGTACCCGGAGTTCCTCCCGCCAGACCACCCGCGCCCGTCCCCCGGGCCCCGGCCGCACCTCGATCTCGGCCCACCCCCTGACCACCCGGCCCCGCTTCTCCAGCCGGACGAAGCCCGGTTCGTCCTCCGTC carries:
- a CDS encoding SRPBCC family protein, producing the protein MVTFQLERTAPLSPDEAWRRLTEWPRHAATVPLTSVVVITPPPTDAGTVFVARTGAGPLSFDDRMEVTVWRPPTEDEPGFVRLEKRGRVVRGWAEIEVRPGPGGRARVVWREELRVRLLPSLFDPLLGAAARSVFGRTVNQLLRHP
- a CDS encoding XdhC/CoxI family protein, which codes for MLDIAEELHRWVGQGRDFAVATVVAVGGSAPRRPGAALAVDADGTAIGSVSGGCVEGAVYELCRQALTDGESVLERFGYSDDDAFAVGLTCGGVIDILVTPVRAGDRVRPVVAAALDAAAHGRPAAAARIVSGPADLVGRAMLIHPDGTYEGGFGAHPELDRTVAAEAGAFLDAGRTGTLEIGEQGARCGSPLTVLVESSVPPPRMIVFGAIDFASALVRVGKFLGHHVTVCDARPVFATRARFPEADEIVVEWPHRYLERTEVDARTVLCVLTHDAKFDVPLLKLALRLPVAYVGAMGSRRTHLDRAARLREVGVRESELTRLRSPIGLDLGARTPEETALSIAAEIVAARRGGSGVPLTGAHTPIHHDVAQRSAERTGRIGSVA